From a region of the Synechococcus sp. PCC 7335 genome:
- a CDS encoding tetratricopeptide repeat protein, protein MRCIVRLATVGLLTTLSISLCDVLDLRAKAQTNPTPILTADLPYLPENAYDEYMRLGFDAEQAGDYAAAATYFRYALFANPQDREATTAYWNMRSQLRSEDLSARAITYNTNMEAGYDATEAEDYELALQYFNAALAQRPSDYYATQAIRNVQTYLTRGVQASSPSDVAQTYTAYVNEPLYDRYMRLGYAAVQREDFRTAQEYFRSALYDRPNDRQATIAYWNVVDALKGGELSSNESVESAYDRYMRRGYDATERGNYPQAIQAFENALVERPGDGYAIQAIRNLRTYID, encoded by the coding sequence ATGAGATGTATTGTACGGCTTGCTACGGTTGGTTTATTGACCACGCTCTCAATTTCGCTGTGTGATGTGCTTGACCTAAGAGCAAAAGCTCAAACAAATCCTACGCCCATACTGACGGCTGACTTGCCGTATCTACCAGAAAATGCCTACGACGAATACATGCGGCTAGGGTTCGACGCTGAGCAAGCAGGCGATTACGCCGCCGCTGCAACCTACTTTCGCTATGCACTGTTTGCTAATCCTCAAGATAGGGAAGCAACCACTGCCTATTGGAATATGCGATCGCAATTACGAAGTGAAGATCTCAGTGCCAGGGCTATTACTTACAACACGAATATGGAAGCAGGCTACGATGCCACCGAAGCCGAAGATTACGAATTAGCGCTCCAGTATTTCAATGCAGCTTTAGCCCAAAGACCTAGCGACTACTACGCCACTCAAGCCATTCGAAACGTGCAAACATACCTCACCAGAGGCGTTCAAGCGAGTTCACCTAGCGACGTAGCTCAGACCTATACAGCGTATGTAAACGAGCCACTGTATGACCGCTACATGCGGCTTGGGTATGCCGCCGTACAAAGAGAAGACTTTCGTACAGCCCAAGAATATTTTAGAAGTGCGCTGTATGATCGCCCTAACGACCGGCAGGCCACTATTGCCTATTGGAATGTGGTTGATGCCCTAAAAGGCGGTGAACTCAGCTCAAACGAAAGTGTTGAATCTGCTTATGATCGCTACATGCGACGTGGCTATGACGCGACTGAAAGAGGTAACTACCCACAGGCTATCCAAGCATTTGAAAATGCATTGGTCGAGAGACCAGGCGATGGGTATGCTATCCAAGCTATTCGTAACTTGCGAACTTATATAGACTAA
- a CDS encoding helix-turn-helix domain-containing protein, translated as MTYATAALDLTNQQQVARLLPHSPLVASYHTGWKGLTFTHYCHPPHETVEHCLLQHSLVITDPKSCSKAERRLDSKHYAQGNGRVDVIPAFLNHRTNWNQQVEFSVIAICPTLLSQATQELMQHDIELIPQVSIQDPVIEQLALALKVEIQTGCLSGRLYGESLGGAIAARLVQNYAVSKPPLAFKASGLSRSQLKRVIDYIEANLAQDLSIFDLASLTNMSKSYFSRSFKQSVGISPYQYVIQQRVERAKQLLKQQSISISDIALDCGFANQTHLTKAFRQMTGTTPKAYQKE; from the coding sequence ATGACTTATGCAACCGCCGCGCTTGACCTAACCAACCAGCAGCAGGTAGCGCGGCTGCTTCCACACTCGCCCCTAGTCGCTAGCTATCATACGGGATGGAAAGGATTAACCTTCACCCACTACTGCCATCCTCCTCACGAAACGGTAGAACACTGCCTCCTACAACATTCACTAGTCATCACAGACCCTAAAAGTTGCTCCAAGGCAGAGCGTCGTTTGGATAGCAAGCACTACGCTCAAGGCAATGGCCGTGTAGACGTTATCCCAGCCTTTCTCAATCATCGGACCAACTGGAATCAGCAAGTCGAATTTTCGGTGATTGCGATTTGTCCAACACTGCTAAGTCAAGCCACTCAGGAGTTGATGCAGCATGATATAGAGCTAATTCCACAGGTTTCGATCCAGGATCCGGTCATCGAGCAATTAGCCCTCGCACTTAAGGTAGAAATCCAAACAGGTTGTCTGTCTGGTAGGTTGTATGGCGAGTCATTAGGAGGCGCGATCGCTGCTCGTCTAGTACAGAACTATGCAGTCAGCAAACCTCCCCTCGCGTTCAAAGCCAGTGGTTTATCGCGATCGCAGTTGAAGCGAGTCATCGACTACATAGAGGCGAATTTGGCGCAAGATCTATCTATTTTTGATTTAGCGAGCTTGACCAACATGAGCAAGTCCTACTTTAGCCGCTCTTTCAAACAGTCAGTGGGCATTTCGCCCTACCAGTATGTGATACAACAACGTGTGGAGCGTGCCAAGCAATTATTGAAACAACAGTCAATTTCAATTAGTGACATCGCTCTAGACTGTGGCTTTGCTAACCAGACTCATCTCACCAAAGCCTTCCGCCAAATGACAGGAACAACACCCAAAGCTTATCAAAAAGAATAA
- a CDS encoding PAS domain S-box protein, producing the protein MIGSSPRQVEHQLQQQLEREGLITKITDAIHQTLDLDQILHTAVDQVRNFLQTDRVIVFRFNSNWKGVVEAESVSPEWPAILGMNIRDSCFNSEYVGTYRKGRISTISDIHTATVDSCYVELLRNVQVRSNLVVPIVQEEYLWGLLIAHHCAGPRQWQPESTQLLKQVATQMGIAIQQAELYQTTRRELIERRRIQAALQASEVRFRSLSAFAPVGIFQTDLDGRCIYTNAKWQEIAGMSLEESLGDSWAQAIHPDDRENVFAAWNRSIAEESDFSMEFRFLKKSTKEVRWVFSRATAMRSQGVFDKDSLIGKIIGYVGVNEDITERKRAEQKIREQAALIDIATDAIFVRDLAGRITFWSKGATKLYGWQPEEALGKNASQLLKKRDKVTVEEALVTTLKQGFWQGEFTQSTKANKNILVASRWTLERDDANNPKFILEVNTDITEKKQLEAHYYQTQKLESLGQLARGVAHDLSNILTPILGIAQLLRLTLNDVDTSTQEQLDILEQSAKRGAKMVRQILTFAKGDLDPQTTADVIVLLQEVINVAQQGFPDSIEIRFDIPTEEDIDRLHREVAIDSTRLHQVFMNLCVNARDAMVEGGVLTVSIDTIDVNEASINKDEVITGKDIEMLAGHYIVVTVADTGVGIAPEVRDRIFDPFFTTKSPDKGTGLGLATVLGIVRKAGGFLKVSSELGQGTEIKVYLPTVEK; encoded by the coding sequence ATGATTGGAAGTAGTCCTAGACAAGTAGAACATCAGCTCCAGCAGCAGCTAGAGCGCGAAGGGCTAATTACTAAGATTACAGATGCCATTCATCAAACCCTTGATCTAGACCAAATTCTACATACCGCAGTCGATCAAGTACGCAACTTTCTACAAACCGATCGAGTAATTGTTTTTCGATTCAACTCTAACTGGAAAGGAGTGGTCGAGGCTGAATCAGTGAGTCCAGAATGGCCGGCGATTCTGGGTATGAATATTCGAGATTCTTGTTTTAATTCTGAGTATGTAGGGACCTATCGTAAGGGTCGAATTAGTACAATCTCAGACATTCATACAGCAACGGTTGACTCCTGTTATGTGGAGCTTTTAAGAAATGTTCAGGTGCGTTCAAATCTGGTCGTACCGATTGTACAAGAAGAGTATCTATGGGGGTTGCTAATTGCCCATCACTGCGCTGGCCCTCGGCAGTGGCAGCCGGAGAGTACCCAGCTATTAAAGCAAGTTGCTACCCAGATGGGAATTGCTATTCAACAGGCGGAGCTGTATCAGACCACTCGCCGCGAACTGATAGAACGTCGTAGAATTCAAGCGGCTCTACAAGCAAGCGAAGTCCGTTTTCGCTCTTTAAGCGCCTTTGCACCCGTAGGAATCTTTCAAACCGACCTTGACGGCCGCTGCATCTACACCAATGCGAAGTGGCAGGAAATTGCTGGGATGAGCTTGGAAGAAAGCCTTGGTGATAGCTGGGCACAGGCCATTCATCCTGATGATAGAGAAAACGTGTTCGCCGCCTGGAATCGATCTATTGCAGAAGAAAGCGACTTTTCGATGGAGTTTCGCTTTCTTAAGAAGTCGACTAAAGAGGTTCGCTGGGTCTTTAGTCGAGCCACGGCAATGCGATCGCAAGGAGTTTTCGATAAAGACTCGCTAATCGGAAAGATCATTGGCTATGTCGGAGTCAATGAAGACATCACCGAGCGCAAACGCGCCGAACAGAAAATCCGTGAGCAGGCCGCTCTGATCGATATTGCCACCGATGCAATTTTCGTTCGCGATTTAGCTGGCCGGATTACGTTCTGGAGCAAGGGAGCTACAAAATTGTATGGCTGGCAACCAGAAGAAGCGCTCGGGAAGAACGCCAGTCAGCTTCTAAAAAAAAGAGACAAAGTCACAGTTGAAGAGGCTCTAGTAACAACATTGAAACAGGGGTTTTGGCAGGGTGAGTTTACCCAGTCAACGAAGGCAAATAAAAACATATTAGTAGCAAGTCGATGGACGCTGGAACGGGACGATGCAAACAATCCAAAGTTTATCTTGGAAGTGAATACTGACATCACCGAAAAAAAGCAGCTTGAAGCCCATTACTACCAGACTCAAAAGCTTGAAAGCTTAGGTCAGCTCGCTAGGGGGGTTGCCCACGATTTGAGCAACATCTTAACGCCTATCTTGGGGATTGCGCAGCTTCTACGGCTGACTCTAAATGACGTAGATACTTCAACCCAAGAACAGCTCGATATTCTAGAACAAAGCGCCAAAAGAGGCGCCAAAATGGTCCGACAAATTCTGACTTTTGCTAAAGGCGACCTTGATCCTCAAACGACGGCTGATGTCATCGTGCTACTACAAGAAGTGATTAATGTTGCTCAGCAAGGATTTCCAGATTCAATTGAAATCCGCTTCGACATTCCTACTGAAGAAGATATCGATAGGCTACATCGAGAGGTTGCTATCGATTCGACACGTCTACATCAGGTGTTTATGAATCTATGCGTTAACGCTCGTGATGCCATGGTTGAAGGGGGCGTACTTACGGTTTCAATAGATACGATAGATGTGAACGAAGCTAGCATAAACAAAGATGAGGTCATTACCGGGAAGGATATAGAGATGTTGGCTGGTCACTATATCGTAGTCACTGTTGCAGATACAGGAGTAGGGATTGCGCCTGAAGTGCGTGATCGCATATTTGATCCCTTCTTCACCACAAAGTCTCCAGATAAAGGGACTGGGTTGGGCTTAGCAACTGTTCTAGGTATTGTAAGAAAAGCGGGTGGCTTCTTGAAAGTCTCAAGCGAATTAGGCCAAGGCACTGAAATAAAGGTGTACCTTCCTACCGTTGAAAAGTGA
- a CDS encoding DUF4278 domain-containing protein: MQLTYRGVCYGVRHQPTKVTETAQEGQFLGARFRIRSAASIEPKRSHHQLSYRLAKYTT; encoded by the coding sequence ATGCAACTGACTTACCGAGGTGTTTGCTACGGCGTTCGTCACCAGCCCACAAAAGTCACCGAAACGGCCCAAGAAGGACAGTTCCTCGGCGCCCGGTTTCGGATCAGATCGGCAGCAAGTATCGAACCTAAAAGATCTCATCATCAGCTAAGTTATCGCTTAGCTAAGTATACGACTTAG
- a CDS encoding cation:proton antiporter — protein MTVDHANLSLIWIILPLFIGFSIYLLPKLDRILAITISLLSFGFGLWHVLNPAPISFQLLDSFGVSLLIDDLSGFFILTNAVVTLAVILYCWQGDKGAFFYTQVVILHGSVNAVFVSADLVSVYVALEVISVAAFLLVAYPRSDRSIWVGLRYLFVSNTAMLFYLLGAALVYQSSNSFAFAGLANAPTEAIAFIFIGLLTKGGIFVSGLWLPLTHSESESPISALLSGVVVKTGVYPMIRFALMVPAIDPIVRFFGVSTAILGVGYAVFSKDSKRILAFHTVSQIGFILAAPAVGGFYALTHGLVKSALFLITGNLPSRNIKVLKENPIPTPVWITLAIASFSISGFPLLAGFGAKILTSKNLVPWQVIGMNIAALGTAISFAKFIFLPHTSEQSENKVTPGFWPALGLLLGGLVLANSLYYEAYSLSNIVKPLITIAVGWLAYILIFQKLSIKLPRVVERFEHLIGAMSLMLVFLFWIVGRSWL, from the coding sequence ATGACAGTAGACCATGCTAATCTCAGCCTCATTTGGATCATCTTGCCCCTGTTTATAGGGTTCAGCATCTATCTATTACCCAAACTAGATCGCATCCTAGCTATCACAATTTCGCTGCTTTCGTTTGGCTTTGGACTATGGCATGTGCTAAACCCGGCACCTATCAGCTTCCAGCTATTAGATAGCTTTGGCGTTAGCTTGCTTATCGACGACCTAAGTGGGTTCTTTATTCTGACCAATGCTGTCGTCACCCTGGCGGTTATTCTCTACTGCTGGCAAGGCGATAAAGGCGCTTTCTTCTACACCCAAGTCGTTATTTTGCATGGTAGCGTTAATGCTGTCTTTGTCAGCGCCGATCTAGTCAGCGTCTACGTTGCGCTAGAAGTCATTAGCGTCGCCGCATTTCTGCTAGTTGCCTATCCCCGCAGTGACCGTTCCATTTGGGTAGGGTTGCGTTACTTATTTGTTAGTAATACAGCTATGCTATTTTATCTGCTTGGGGCAGCGCTGGTGTATCAATCAAGCAACTCATTTGCCTTTGCAGGGTTAGCCAACGCGCCAACTGAGGCGATCGCTTTTATTTTTATTGGCCTTTTAACCAAAGGTGGCATTTTTGTATCAGGGCTATGGCTGCCACTTACCCACTCTGAATCGGAATCACCCATATCTGCTTTACTGTCAGGCGTTGTGGTCAAAACAGGCGTTTATCCCATGATTCGGTTTGCCCTCATGGTGCCTGCGATTGATCCAATCGTGCGTTTCTTCGGGGTGTCAACAGCTATATTAGGCGTTGGCTACGCCGTGTTTTCCAAAGACAGCAAACGCATTCTTGCCTTTCATACGGTTTCCCAGATCGGGTTTATCTTGGCAGCACCAGCTGTAGGCGGCTTTTACGCGCTTACGCACGGCCTGGTGAAGTCAGCCTTGTTTCTCATTACCGGTAACTTGCCGAGCCGTAACATTAAAGTGCTAAAAGAAAATCCTATCCCTACACCCGTTTGGATTACGCTCGCGATCGCCAGTTTTTCCATCTCCGGCTTTCCATTGCTAGCGGGATTTGGTGCTAAAATCCTCACCTCAAAGAATCTAGTCCCTTGGCAAGTCATCGGCATGAATATTGCTGCGCTAGGCACTGCTATATCATTTGCTAAGTTTATTTTTCTGCCCCATACCTCGGAGCAGTCTGAAAACAAGGTAACGCCAGGTTTCTGGCCAGCTCTAGGACTATTGCTAGGCGGATTGGTTTTGGCCAATAGCCTTTACTACGAGGCCTATAGCTTGAGCAATATCGTCAAACCCCTCATTACTATTGCTGTCGGCTGGCTAGCCTATATTCTGATTTTTCAAAAGTTATCGATTAAATTACCCCGTGTGGTTGAGCGCTTCGAGCATTTAATTGGGGCTATGAGCCTGATGTTGGTTTTCCTGTTTTGGATAGTGGGGCGCAGTTGGCTTTAA
- a CDS encoding ROK family protein — protein MTLLGGIEAGGTKFVCAVGTGPEDLRAIVRIPTTTPEETLPRVVDFFRRQIVTEGALDAIGIGAFGPVDVREHSPTFGWFLDTPKPGWQQVDFVGVIKQALSVPVGFDTDVNAAALGEHQWGNAQGLENFIYLTVGTGIGGGGLVGGKPIHGLLHPEMGHILIPHDFSADPFPGCCPFHRDCLEGLASGFAMEKRWGQKGISLPEDHPAWALEASYLATGLVNFILMLSPQKIVLGGGVMEQKRLLATVHTQVREKLNAYLSVPQITDNIADYIVPAKLGGKAGILGALVLAQQVLKIQ, from the coding sequence ATGACACTTTTAGGCGGAATAGAAGCAGGCGGCACCAAGTTCGTCTGCGCGGTGGGTACTGGCCCAGAAGATCTGCGGGCCATTGTCCGCATCCCAACAACCACTCCAGAGGAAACGCTTCCTCGAGTTGTTGATTTTTTCCGCCGGCAGATAGTAACAGAAGGTGCCTTAGATGCGATTGGTATAGGCGCTTTTGGGCCAGTAGATGTTCGAGAACATTCCCCTACCTTTGGCTGGTTTCTAGATACACCAAAACCAGGATGGCAGCAGGTAGATTTCGTGGGTGTCATCAAGCAAGCGCTGAGCGTTCCTGTGGGCTTTGATACCGATGTCAACGCAGCGGCTTTGGGCGAACACCAGTGGGGAAATGCTCAAGGGCTAGAGAACTTTATCTATCTGACCGTAGGTACGGGAATTGGTGGTGGTGGTCTGGTGGGAGGAAAGCCTATTCACGGCCTACTACATCCTGAAATGGGCCATATTTTGATTCCCCACGACTTTTCTGCCGATCCTTTCCCAGGCTGTTGTCCCTTCCATAGAGACTGTTTAGAAGGTCTAGCCTCAGGATTTGCAATGGAAAAAAGATGGGGCCAGAAAGGAATATCTTTGCCTGAAGACCATCCTGCCTGGGCCTTGGAAGCTAGCTATCTGGCAACTGGCCTAGTCAACTTCATCTTGATGCTTTCGCCCCAGAAAATTGTATTGGGTGGTGGCGTTATGGAACAAAAACGACTGCTTGCGACAGTACACACTCAGGTCCGTGAAAAGCTCAACGCCTATCTGTCTGTGCCCCAAATTACTGACAATATTGCAGACTATATTGTGCCTGCTAAGTTAGGCGGTAAGGCAGGAATTTTAGGAGCACTTGTGCTAGCTCAGCAGGTCTTAAAAATTCAGTAG
- a CDS encoding nuclear transport factor 2 family protein, translating into MLRAAYAAFNAHNIDAALSFMTPDVHWPRAFKGGFVRGQDEVRAYWMEQGGEINAQVEPVAFHPEKDGQILVDVHQVVRDLAGTVLADEHVGHRFTIKNGLIQAMEVCLPPSGDHVT; encoded by the coding sequence TTGCTACGCGCGGCGTACGCTGCTTTTAACGCGCACAACATCGACGCTGCCCTCAGCTTTATGACCCCTGATGTGCATTGGCCGCGAGCATTCAAAGGCGGTTTTGTCCGCGGCCAAGATGAAGTCCGCGCTTACTGGATGGAGCAGGGGGGTGAGATCAATGCGCAAGTGGAGCCGGTTGCTTTTCACCCAGAGAAGGACGGACAGATTTTGGTCGATGTCCATCAGGTTGTACGCGATCTGGCTGGAACCGTGCTTGCCGATGAACATGTCGGTCATCGTTTTACTATCAAGAATGGCTTAATTCAAGCTATGGAAGTCTGCCTACCTCCATCGGGCGACCACGTCACCTAA
- a CDS encoding DUF4342 domain-containing protein, with translation MATNLEDSVLTSDELESAELTASAEAQTASDEVTTEEFKISGDALVSRIKTLIQQGNIRRIIIQNEEGHTLIEIPLTIGVIGGTIGAALFPVVAAVGVIGAMVAHLTVVIERQNPD, from the coding sequence ATGGCGACAAATTTAGAAGATTCTGTTCTAACCTCAGATGAACTGGAAAGTGCGGAATTGACAGCCTCAGCAGAGGCACAGACGGCTTCTGACGAAGTCACAACAGAAGAGTTTAAGATTTCGGGTGATGCGTTAGTTTCGCGCATCAAGACGCTGATTCAGCAAGGCAATATCCGCCGCATCATTATCCAGAATGAAGAGGGGCATACACTAATTGAGATTCCGCTGACCATCGGGGTCATTGGGGGCACTATTGGCGCCGCTCTATTTCCCGTAGTTGCTGCTGTGGGCGTGATCGGGGCGATGGTAGCTCATCTGACCGTCGTTATCGAACGTCAAAATCCCGACTAG
- a CDS encoding histidine kinase dimerization/phospho-acceptor domain-containing protein: protein MKTGSPTPPSDIPLSDSTPASLISQVVIPVSLTLAPETLIEEAIAYMHKADHSCVLITHQQRLVGMFTERELIRLINTGQHAASQPISEVMVREVETIRAADIKDVLSILQKMEHGQLRYLPVVGEIGELAGMITQDSLLNVINPNEVEQMSGLNEPLQIEARRTRVQAERCWCTLLDNVQLMVIGLDSRGKVTYANPFFLQRTGYTTSEVVDADWLSCCFSSTESPEIIGYFHQLQNHENHEQYRELPLQYENTILTKAGEERTVVWNNTLLHDYEDKVVGTISIGEDITDRSAIERMKGEFIATVSHELRTPLTAIHGGIKLLSRGTISSQSDQGRNLIQLVERNSQRLIKVVNDILELEN, encoded by the coding sequence ATGAAGACAGGTTCTCCTACACCACCATCTGATATACCACTATCTGACTCCACTCCAGCTTCACTAATCAGTCAGGTTGTTATCCCAGTATCGCTAACGCTAGCGCCTGAAACGCTAATCGAAGAAGCGATCGCCTATATGCATAAAGCCGATCACAGCTGTGTACTAATCACTCACCAGCAGCGTCTCGTAGGCATGTTTACAGAACGCGAGCTGATTCGGCTGATAAATACAGGACAACACGCAGCAAGCCAGCCTATCTCAGAGGTGATGGTTCGAGAGGTAGAGACCATTCGAGCCGCTGATATCAAGGATGTTCTGAGCATTCTTCAGAAAATGGAGCATGGCCAGCTACGCTACCTACCTGTTGTTGGAGAAATAGGAGAACTCGCCGGTATGATTACGCAAGATAGTCTTCTCAATGTGATTAATCCGAATGAAGTAGAGCAGATGAGCGGACTAAATGAACCGCTACAAATAGAAGCTAGGCGGACGCGAGTTCAGGCCGAACGCTGCTGGTGCACACTTTTAGATAACGTTCAACTGATGGTAATTGGCTTGGATAGCCGCGGAAAGGTGACTTATGCCAATCCCTTTTTCTTACAGCGAACTGGCTACACCACCAGTGAGGTTGTTGATGCTGACTGGTTGAGTTGCTGCTTCTCTTCTACCGAAAGTCCCGAGATTATTGGGTACTTTCATCAGCTGCAAAATCACGAAAATCATGAACAGTATCGAGAGTTACCTCTACAATACGAAAACACTATTCTGACCAAAGCGGGCGAAGAGCGCACCGTCGTTTGGAACAATACGCTTCTACATGACTATGAAGATAAGGTTGTAGGCACCATAAGCATTGGTGAAGACATCACCGATCGCTCTGCCATTGAACGGATGAAGGGTGAATTTATTGCCACGGTGAGTCATGAACTGCGTACACCTTTAACAGCAATTCATGGTGGGATAAAGCTACTTAGCCGTGGAACCATCTCAAGCCAGTCTGACCAAGGTAGAAACCTTATACAGCTTGTTGAAAGAAACTCACAGCGACTGATTAAAGTCGTCAACGACATTCTAGAACTTGAGAATTGA
- a CDS encoding sugar-binding transcriptional regulator, giving the protein MGEPDSTQRNPSSRHSRDTAGRYSRNRKLDLAAHAAWLYYIADNTQEEIAAKLDVSRQSAQRLVALAVSEKLIKFRLDHPLSSCIVKAEELRDKFELLTCEVVPSGPDGSRNGLGVCGAARLENYLSAKVPIIVAFSSGQTLRTVVEQMPAMDQPQHKVVSIIGNMTHYGRAGRHEVVMHLSERTGAAAYPVPTPVVATSVKERKLLQTQQSFLTVKSLVEQAKVTLVGVGNVGLNCPLQEGGFVNDAEMTNLIKLGAVGEIAGWAYDQQGILLKKGTNTRVAGVPLEQPVNRLTIAIAGGQNKANALLAALKGKLINGLITDEATAQFLLA; this is encoded by the coding sequence ATGGGAGAACCGGATTCGACGCAACGCAATCCTTCGAGTCGCCATTCACGTGATACAGCAGGTCGGTACTCGCGCAATCGCAAGCTTGATTTAGCGGCTCATGCTGCCTGGCTTTATTACATTGCAGATAATACTCAAGAAGAGATAGCGGCAAAGCTAGACGTATCTCGCCAGTCGGCTCAGCGATTGGTAGCTCTAGCTGTCAGTGAGAAGCTGATCAAGTTTCGGCTAGACCACCCGTTGAGTAGCTGTATTGTCAAGGCAGAAGAGCTACGTGACAAATTTGAACTGTTGACATGCGAAGTAGTTCCTAGTGGGCCAGATGGCTCACGTAACGGATTGGGTGTGTGTGGGGCAGCTCGTTTGGAGAATTATCTGAGTGCAAAAGTACCCATCATTGTTGCATTCTCTTCTGGTCAAACGTTGCGCACAGTAGTTGAGCAAATGCCAGCGATGGATCAGCCTCAGCACAAGGTTGTTTCTATTATTGGTAATATGACTCACTATGGGCGAGCCGGTCGTCATGAAGTTGTTATGCATCTGAGTGAACGAACGGGCGCGGCGGCTTATCCTGTGCCGACTCCTGTGGTTGCGACTAGTGTCAAAGAGCGGAAGCTATTACAAACGCAGCAGTCCTTTTTAACTGTAAAGTCCTTAGTGGAACAGGCCAAGGTAACCCTTGTAGGTGTGGGTAATGTAGGCCTAAACTGTCCGCTTCAAGAGGGTGGGTTTGTTAATGATGCTGAAATGACTAATTTGATAAAGCTTGGAGCGGTGGGGGAAATTGCTGGCTGGGCCTACGATCAGCAGGGAATACTCTTGAAGAAGGGAACCAATACCCGAGTAGCGGGCGTGCCGCTTGAACAGCCAGTGAATCGATTAACGATTGCGATCGCAGGTGGGCAAAATAAAGCAAACGCACTGCTAGCAGCACTCAAGGGCAAACTAATCAACGGGCTAATCACAGACGAAGCCACCGCTCAGTTCCTTCTAGCTTAG